In Bacteroidota bacterium, the following are encoded in one genomic region:
- a CDS encoding redoxin domain-containing protein, with amino-acid sequence MSITIGQQAPNFTLRDTEKNVVSLEDFKGKNVVILFFPLAFTGTCTKELCTIRDDISNYKNLGTDVVAISVDSLFSLLKFKQEQDLNFTLLSDFNKVASTTYDCLFETFPNDMNGVSKRAAFVVDKNGIIQYAEVLASAGDLPNFDAIKACVASL; translated from the coding sequence ATGAGTATAACAATCGGGCAACAAGCCCCCAATTTCACACTTCGCGACACTGAAAAAAATGTAGTATCGCTTGAAGATTTCAAAGGTAAGAATGTAGTAATTCTTTTTTTTCCATTAGCTTTTACGGGCACTTGTACCAAAGAGCTTTGCACTATTCGAGACGATATTAGTAACTATAAAAACTTAGGCACTGATGTGGTTGCAATTTCTGTGGATTCGCTATTTAGTTTGTTAAAGTTCAAACAAGAACAAGATTTGAACTTTACCTTATTGAGTGATTTCAACAAAGTTGCTTCTACGACCTACGATTGCTTGTTCGAAACATTTCCCAATGATATGAACGGTGTATCGAAACGTGCTGCTTTTGTAGTTGACAAAAATGGTATTATACAATATGCTGAGGTATTGGCTTCAGCAGGCGATTTGCCAAATTTTGATGCTATCAAAGCTTGTGTGGCTTCTTTATAG
- a CDS encoding sigma-70 family RNA polymerase sigma factor, with translation MQPSKPLTDQDLLAMMKAGNQQALIELYKMCYESVRNYILKNNGSDDDVKDTVQDALVITWQKSLQPDFELTAKYTTYIYSVAKNLWWNKLRKMNRETGLDNLAVEPFEQESDTKKIDYKILKNCMDEIGETCKKLLGYFYFDGYNMNEVAKLMEFANSDTAKAKKYQCLKKLETVVKSKIKKEDILY, from the coding sequence ATGCAACCATCAAAACCACTTACTGACCAAGACCTTCTAGCAATGATGAAGGCAGGCAATCAGCAAGCTTTGATAGAATTGTATAAAATGTGCTACGAAAGCGTGAGAAATTATATTTTAAAAAACAATGGCAGCGATGACGATGTTAAAGATACCGTGCAAGACGCCTTAGTTATTACGTGGCAAAAATCATTACAACCCGATTTTGAACTTACCGCCAAGTACACTACGTATATATATTCGGTAGCCAAAAATTTATGGTGGAACAAACTTCGTAAAATGAACAGAGAAACAGGTTTGGATAACTTGGCTGTGGAACCATTTGAGCAAGAAAGTGATACCAAGAAAATAGACTATAAGATATTAAAAAATTGTATGGACGAGATTGGGGAGACTTGCAAAAAGTTATTGGGTTATTTTTATTTCGATGGCTATAATATGAATGAAGTAGCCAAGCTCATGGAATTTGCAAATTCTGATACAGCCAAAGCAAAAAAATATCAGTGCCTAAAGAAATTAGAAACTGTAGTAAAATCAAAAATAAAAAAAGAAGATATATTATATTAA
- a CDS encoding pyridoxal-phosphate dependent enzyme yields the protein MWHNNILGTIGNTPLVKLNKITAGIPGTILAKIETFNPGNSIKDRMAVKMIEDAEKSGVLKPGGTIVEGTSGNTGMGLAIAAVIKGYKCIFATTDKQSKEKTDMLKAVGAEVIVCPTNVEPSDPRSYYSVSRRLATEVPNGWYVNQYDNLSNTVAHYEQTGPEIWEQTEGKITHLIVGVGTGGTISGTGKYLKEQNPEIKIWGIDTYGSVLKKYKDTGIFDEAEIYPYITEGIGEDFLPKNINFDVIDLFEKVTDKDGLIMTRRIAREEGILVGNSAGSAVAGLLQLKHLLKPTDVVVIIFHDHASRYMGKPFNDDWMRERGFLEEGVITAKSIIDQKDLKQFVTISKDAFLQDAVKQMKELDISQIPVTDGDEILGSITESIVLSQILENPYNINNSVEKVMGKPFPVVDLNTPAAKISGMINKKNSAVLVKDTIGQLHIITEYDLIRAIAN from the coding sequence ATGTGGCATAACAATATACTAGGAACCATTGGCAATACGCCATTGGTAAAATTAAACAAAATAACTGCGGGTATACCAGGTACTATACTTGCCAAAATTGAAACCTTCAATCCGGGCAATTCCATTAAAGATAGAATGGCCGTAAAGATGATAGAAGATGCCGAGAAAAGCGGCGTGTTGAAACCAGGAGGAACTATAGTTGAAGGCACTAGTGGAAATACAGGAATGGGACTCGCAATTGCTGCAGTAATCAAGGGTTATAAATGTATATTTGCTACTACCGATAAGCAATCGAAAGAAAAGACCGATATGCTAAAAGCTGTAGGGGCTGAAGTAATAGTTTGCCCCACCAATGTGGAACCATCCGACCCGCGTTCCTATTATTCTGTATCGAGAAGATTGGCTACAGAAGTGCCCAATGGTTGGTACGTGAACCAATATGATAATTTGAGTAATACGGTTGCCCATTACGAACAAACAGGCCCTGAAATTTGGGAGCAGACCGAAGGGAAAATTACCCATTTGATTGTTGGTGTTGGTACCGGTGGAACTATATCAGGAACGGGTAAATATTTGAAAGAACAAAATCCCGAAATCAAAATTTGGGGTATCGATACTTATGGTTCTGTTTTGAAAAAATATAAAGACACAGGAATATTCGACGAGGCAGAAATATATCCCTATATAACCGAAGGAATAGGAGAAGATTTTTTGCCCAAAAATATAAATTTTGATGTGATAGATTTATTTGAAAAAGTAACAGATAAAGATGGTTTGATCATGACCCGTAGAATTGCACGCGAAGAAGGTATACTCGTGGGGAACTCAGCAGGAAGTGCAGTTGCAGGCTTATTACAATTAAAACATTTATTAAAACCAACAGATGTAGTTGTTATTATTTTTCATGACCATGCAAGTCGTTATATGGGCAAACCTTTTAATGATGATTGGATGCGTGAACGCGGTTTCTTGGAAGAAGGAGTAATTACTGCAAAAAGTATTATAGACCAGAAAGATTTAAAACAATTTGTTACCATAAGCAAAGATGCATTTTTGCAGGATGCCGTTAAGCAAATGAAAGAATTGGATATATCACAAATACCCGTAACCGATGGCGATGAAATATTGGGAAGTATTACAGAAAGTATTGTGCTAAGTCAGATATTGGAAAATCCCTATAATATAAATAACAGTGTGGAGAAGGTAATGGGTAAGCCCTTCCCAGTAGTGGATTTGAACACACCCGCTGCAAAAATATCAGGTATGATAAACAAGAAAAATTCAGCGGTATTGGTTAAAGATACCATAGGCCAATTGCATATTATAACGGAATACGATTTGATTAGAGCAATAGCAAATTAG
- the yihA gene encoding ribosome biogenesis GTP-binding protein YihA/YsxC, giving the protein MQILKAEFIKSSSHISQCPKDDRPEVAFIGRSNVGKSSLINMLTGKKGLAKTSSTPGKTQTINHFDIDGKWYLVDLPGYGYARVSKSERSRFHGFITEYITKRETIYSLGVLIDSRLSPQQIDLDFIEFLGSNQVPFFLVLTKTDKLKPAELKINLENYQNKLLETWEQIPPMFLTSATEKEGKDELLAYLHSFLKK; this is encoded by the coding sequence ATGCAAATCCTGAAAGCTGAATTCATAAAGAGCAGTTCCCATATATCCCAATGCCCCAAGGATGACAGGCCCGAAGTAGCTTTTATTGGCCGCAGTAATGTGGGCAAATCTTCATTGATTAATATGCTCACAGGTAAAAAAGGATTGGCCAAAACTTCTTCAACGCCTGGCAAAACACAAACGATTAATCATTTCGATATAGACGGAAAATGGTATTTGGTGGATCTTCCTGGTTATGGTTATGCGAGGGTTTCCAAATCGGAGCGGTCACGGTTTCACGGTTTCATTACAGAGTATATTACCAAGCGTGAAACTATATATAGTTTGGGTGTATTGATTGATAGCAGACTATCGCCACAACAGATTGACTTGGATTTTATCGAGTTTTTGGGAAGCAATCAGGTTCCCTTTTTTTTGGTACTCACCAAAACTGACAAATTAAAACCAGCAGAATTGAAAATTAATCTGGAAAATTATCAGAACAAACTTTTGGAAACTTGGGAACAGATACCACCCATGTTCCTTACCTCTGCTACTGAAAAAGAAGGTAAAGACGAATTGTTGGCGTATTTACATAGCTTTTTAAAAAAATGA